From the Lathyrus oleraceus cultivar Zhongwan6 chromosome 3, CAAS_Psat_ZW6_1.0, whole genome shotgun sequence genome, the window gtcgatcaaagacaagatgatgagacTTCTCtactcaaatggaaggttgaccttgaaggctccaatgtctcataatagaaccttcaagattgagcttaatgtgatggagcataagtgccttgcaacaacaaccagcagagatgaatggatatggcattacagacttggtcatctcaatttcaaagacattagagacttgaagagaagaaatatggtttcaggattaccagaaatcgatattccaaacgaagtgtgtgaagaataTGTGCAGGCAAAtcagcataagaacaacttcagtaaagatgcaggaagcaggtcgaaggcaattcttgaagtcatatactctgatgtatgtggtcctctccaggtggattctATTGGAGGTAAtaaatactttgttacattcatagatgatttcagtcaaaaactgtggtcttacctgatccagaagaaaagtgaagtgatcgaggtattttccaagtttaaatctatggttgAAAGACAGAGCGGTCAAAAGATCAAGAtttgagaactgatggtggtggagaatatgtgtcgaaagacttcgatgcattatgtgtgaaagaagggattgtgcatgaagtggtgccaccctacactccacgGCAGAATGGggtcgcagaaaggaagaatagaaccattataaatatggttagaagtatgttgaaaggcaagcatctatCCAAAGAATTgtggggagaagctgtgtcgactacaacatatatcctgaatagatgtccgacgaagaagctagaaggaatcacgccagaagaatgttggtctggtgtcaagcctagcttgagtcatctgagggtgtttggatctatagcacatagacatgtgccagatcagttgagaagaaaatTTGATGACAAGTccagtcagatgatcctgataggatatcattcgactggaggatacaagttgttcgatccagtgaacaagcaagtagtgatcagcatggacgtgatcatagatgagcttaaagagtgggattggactgagaatgtcaagaaagattcagtgagaatcttttgtgatgaaccagctagtgaagtcgaaagagaagttcgacaagaagaagtcagaggtgaagcaagtacaagcagacctcaaagaataagacacatgcctgcaagaTTGCAAGAATatgtgattacatcagatgatgtggtcgatgaagaaggtgagctggtacattatgctttctacgcagatgtcgaacttgtcaatgcagttgaggcattaaaagattcgaagtggatgaaagcaatggacgaagaactaaagtcaatcgaagtcaacaacacttggtcacttgtcgaattgccccaagacaagaaggcaatcgatgtgaagtggatatacaaggtgaagttgaatcccaaaggagaagtgactcgacacaaggagagacttgtggcgaaaggatttcttcagaaagaaggaatcgacttcgatgaagtttttgcacttgttgctaggatcgaaacaatcaggttggttgttggtctagcaaacatgaacaactggcagatgtgtcagatggatgtaaaatgtgcattccttaatggccccttagaagaagaagtttatgttgcacaaccagctgggtttgtgaaacatggcgaagaaagaaaggtgtacaggctgcataaagccctgtatggacttaaacaagctccaagagcttggaacaagaaaatagatggctttctaagggagaagggatttgtgaagtgcacaagtgaacatggagtatatgtaagaagaagcaagagtgaattacttatattatgtctctatgtcgatgatttgttgataacaggtagctaCAAGAAAGAGAttgaagacttcaaaggtgatctcaacaaggaattcgaaatgtcagatttgggtgacattacatatttccttggcatcgaattctacaagagtggtagaggtttgatgatgcaccaaagaaggtatgcaggagaaattctcaagagatttgagatgtAAGATTGCAACccaagttggtgtagtgatgctaaggatcgaaaatccaccgactcaagttggtgtagtgatgctaaggatcgaaaatccacagttggttatgtgtttatgctaggtggtgcaccagttgcttggagttcgagaaaagagccagtaGTGGCGTTATTGTcatgcgaagcagaatacatagctgcttctctttatgcatgtcaagcaacatggatggtgaatctggtcgaagagataacacCGAAGAGTCATGGAGAAATTATCATGAAGATCGACAGTATGTCAGCTATCAATCTAGAgaagaatctgatagcacatggttgaagcaagcacattgagatgaggttccattatcttcgagagcgggtagcagatgggaagatgaatgtagaacactgcagaactgagaatcagattgcagacatcatgacgaagggagtgtAGGTTAAAGTGTTCAAAAggctaagagctatgatgaatgtagatagcttagacacaatgaattaggtggtgtgttgaattgtaattccttgtgtcgaagcaggttgctcgacagagcaaGAAAGTGTTCAACCATCTAGTGTGTTaagtagtgttaactattttggacttttataattttggacctttatagttttgggttttggcttgaggtccaagttaacataaatctataaatagaaggAGTAACTCTTATTTCCAAAtagaggtgaatagagtattcataacacttgtaattcacagtattttgcagttgtaaagtgaataagaagttttccatagtttgtgggcagagagaaactctgcagaattttattactcttcttcttcatcgttctttacactttctttctccattgttcttctcttttcgtTGTTAATGTGTGGGTAGTtacaatcttgttcatcaagattgattgaaattctccatagattttgaGGGATTTCCAACAAAAACTCAGAGAGATGCTTGACATAATAGGGATTTAAAAAGTTTGTTGTGTGACGGTTTATAATGCATGCTAATAATGTTGCGCTCATATATATAATTAGAGGAATGAGTTATTGAAATGGTCATACTTTTTTTTATAGAGAGAGTTTATATGATGATGAACTTATTTTGGTTGTATTAGTCACTACTAAGTATCAACTTTTGTATTTAATAATGAATTTATTTTATAATGCTATGGAAATCATGTCGCTATTTTGTATGGATTACGTAAAACTTGGAAGTTGTTTGAAAAATAAAGCATGAAATAGATGAAAtagatttaaaaaaataataagaatagaaaaaaaaatatGATAGTGGAGAATATATAGATGAATATAATGTTTGAAAAAAGTGTCATAAATCGATCAATCAAACCAAACCGAACAAAATCAATTAATTTAGTTTGGTTTCATTTTTGAAAAATACTacaaaaccaaaccaaatcaaactGATGGAGACATCATTGATTCAGATATTTTTTTGACCAAAAATTAGTTCAAACCGAACTTATTACACCCCTATTTATGTCATTgaatatcaaaattaattttttaaattataaaaaatgtattcaaaaaacttttattattttgaaaagatatcataaaaattatttttaaaaatatagaaaaagtctattttttaaaagaaaaacaaaCTACCCATAATTTCAACAGGATAGTGTTGTAGGGTAAGAAATCATGGATAATTTTTCAACAAGGTTTTGGGAATAATAGTTGATAGAATTAGAATTTTACTTAATTCATTTCTACAAAACTGTCTTATAACGTGAAGATTGTCACCACTTATAAGAACATGTTTAGATGGGAGACTTTTAACTGTAATAAAGCATGGAGTAAACAGTTTTGAAAAACTTACAAAGTACAGAGATTTAAGAATCAATCAGGTTGTGATGAAGGTAGGGGTAGAGCATCTGCTATGGTTTGCAGAAGTATTACAGGGCAAACCATTTATTAAGATTAGTGATATTAGTGAAAGTTTGAAAGACCAGTTATGAACCATTTCAAACCTACCATAATATCACTAATCTTAATAAATGCAATTAATTGGAGACTACAGTTAAtactaaaaaagaaaagaaaaaactGCATATATATGAATTTAAGACTCATTTTGTAAATGTTGCTGGAAGACACCACCACTTAAAATGATAACAGTGTAACATAAAAATTTGCTACCAATTTTTTTATGCCTACACATTGATCAGGTGTGCAAAGTGTCCACCATTTAACACAAATGTAAGCTAGTAACATAGTTACATATAATGGAACAGTGGCTGTCACTGCATGATAGACATCAATTGAggaaatcatgatgatgatgcCTAAGTGTTGAAATGATTTAGGACATTTATAAACATGATAAGGTTTGTTTTTTAGGCTCTTTTGTTGAACTGTACAATAATTAAGATGGAATataatttgattttgaaaatcCTTCTTCATTGTGACCTATCTTTTCATGATATCTATTATCATATTAGTCATAACTTTTGAAGATGTAGTGGCTGTGGCCTTAACTATCTACAATTTTCTTTTGGGAGGAAAATATTATGACAGACTCATGCATGTTTAAACTTGACCCACAATTGCTTCCTAAAAAAGTAAACTGCAAGTGCATTAAACATAAAAGAAAAAAGAACCCTAGAAGTTGAAGTAGCAACAAAGATCCTCATCTAGATATAATAACAATGGAATGAAAGAACTTACTGTCTTTGGATTAAAGTAGAAAGGATGCTCTAACAATTAGAATGCTCCATTTCTAAtcgaaaaaataaataaaagaacTGAAAATAAAACTTAATAGAGAAGATTGATCTTGGTTTGGAAGAACTAAGAAAATCACACTAACAACAAGCATTGAGTAGCAGAAATCAAATTCTGAAAAATGGAAGAAGCATTACAGGAGAGCAAAAGTAAGAGAAACTAATAAAGAGTGAGAGCGAGAGCGATCGTTACAGAAGAAAGACAATATAGAGAGAGGGGAATGTGAGAGATTAAATGGCCTGCAGTGAAGGAGATGGCAAATAGAAAAATTTGTAGAAACATAAGTAGTACAATATAGCAACACAGAATATGATACAGAATGAGTACAACTGATATGGACTTACTTACTGCTATTCAGGATGATGGTTTTTGGAGAAATGGACTTAGGAGCAACAATTTGCAATGTGTAGAGCATGAGGTGGAAGCCTTGGGGTAACTAAGTGTGATAGCATAGGGAGCAAACAAAGTAACTAAAAGTGAGTTTTTGATATAATTGTATGATGATGCCGGTGATCAATTGTTTTGGATAGTATTGACATAGGATGTAAAGACTATTCATCTAATCCTGGCATATCTTATGCTATTCATAATTGATTTACTAAATTTAacttttttattaaaaaatatttaaaaaaagGCTCTTATAGTTGATTTACTAAATTTAActtctttttaaaaaaaaaaatttaaaaagcATCTTAATCAGACTATTTTTTGGCATTCTTTATCATAGACCTAAATAATAAATAACTTTAAAGGAAAATAAAGTATTATCAAGTAAAGTTGACTATAGATTTCATAACTTCATCACTAAAGATGAGATGCATAGCTTCTTAAGGGAAGTATCTGCTTCATTCTTGTATATATGGAAACAAATACAACCTCCGTCCCTTTTAATAAGCACCCTTTAAAAAATAGTGCTTATTAAAAGAAGGAGGTACTACAATTTTATTGCAGAAACTAATTCGGAAGATATAATTTTACAATAAATATGACAAAGGTAACAACAAACTAATCTCTAAATCTTTTAAGAAAGCATTTGAAAGGAGCACCTGTCTTCTCTTACTTGATGCCATAAATCTCACAGTAATAtccaaaaatatatattttatacAAATATACTCCCTATAGTCAACTACATCACTAATATGAATGAGAATGACGGTTAGACAAACCAGCTTTACCTGTGTCTCAACATTGGTCTTTACACGAGCATTGGCCATTAGAGAAACAGTGAAATCCTGAAGAATCTCTTAGAAAAATGTCCCTCTTAGTGACAATAGATACATATTTCAAGAATGTATGGCAGTCCCCGCAAAGAAGGATGTTCTTTACAATCCGGATGGGCTCCCCTGGCTTTGTCATCAGTATTCCATAAGTTGCTGCTAGTTTTGAACTGTGAGAGAATAGAAATTTTTTCTTTTGGTGCTCCTCCACTTCGTGGAGAACAAATCGCGTGTCAGGTTCATATCCAAGTTTTAGGCACTCAAAGATTAGAATCTCCAACCCACTATATATGTCTTTGTTTTGCGGATGAGATCTATCTCTTGCATAGAAAGAATGCATTTTCTTCTGACAAATTATCCAACTTTGAGCCGGGTATTTGTGAAATCCCTTTTCTCTCATATTTTCCCTAGTCATCTCAGAGCAATCCCATCTCCCAGAAGATGAATACAAATTTGAAACAAGTATATAAGTAGATGGATCTTTAGGTTCTAGGGCAAGAATATTCTTGAAAGCCCATTTCTCAATCATTGTATTCTTATGGAGTTTGCAACCATCGAGCAAAGCGCGCCAAACAAAAGTAGAAGGCTTAAAAGGCATCTTATTGATAGTTTGCAGCGCCTCTTCCAATAGACCCCAGTGACCCAAAACACTGATGAAGGATGAATAATGTTGAGATGTTGGCTCAATGTGATAAATAGTTCTCATTGAATCAAACAAACTACGGCAGTCATCAACCAAATTCAAGTTAGTCTGCCTATAGGCTGAAATTATCAAAATGAACGTAACTTCATCGGGCGTTATGCCCTCTTCCTGCATTTTCCACCATATTTCCAATGCTCTATCGCCCTGCCTGTGCATAACATACCCAGAAATTAAAATATTCCATGAAACTATATCAGTAGAGGACATGCCACTGAACATCTTAATTGCATCATCTACATTCCCACATTTAAAATACATACTAACAATAGCATTTCCAACTCGCACTTTAGAAAGAAAGCCAAATTTAATAACTTGACAATGGATTTGCTTGCCCATATCATGATAGCCAACTGTTCCACAAAGACCAAGCATCGAAGATAGTGCAACTTCATCCATAATCAATTCCCCTTTAGAATGACCAAGATGGAAAAAAGAAATTGCCTCATTCGGTTGCCCATTTCGAGCATAACCACACATCATGGAAGTCCAAACAACAGAGCTTACTTTTTCCAATTCTTCCCACATGCTAAACATCTTCTCAGCATCTACCATCCTCCCACACCTTGTGTACATGTCAAGCAAAGCCCCTTCAACACAAACATTTGATCCAAACCCAAACTTGATTGCAAATCCATGCATCTGCTTGCTGACACCATAATCAGCAAGCAAACTACAAGCATTAATCCCACTAGTCAAAGAGAAATCCGTTAACTCCATGCCCTCATCCACCATTCTAACAAACAATTCTATACCCTTTAAACCCTCGCCATTTCGACAAAACCCAGACAAAAGAGCATCATAAGTCATACAATTCTTTTCTGGCATTTCTTCAAAAAATTCCAAAGCCAGATCCACAAAACCAAACTCCATATAGGCCCTCACCATCTCGATCCAAGTTATAACATCTCTAACACCCATCCTCTCAAATAAACAAACAACACCATCAAGAGTTCCACAATTCGTATAAAACCCAATAAGAGCATTCCCAACATTCAGTTCAGTCTCCAACCCAACCTTAACAGCAATCGCATGCACTTGTTTCCCCTCCATCACCAAACCAGTTGTTCTAGCACAAGCAGCCAAAACCGTCGACAGCGTAAAATAATCAACTTTAAAAGAATCAGTTACCAGCATATCAAGAAACAACTGAAATGCATTGTCATACATAAATCCCTTAACAGCACAAGAAATTACAATGTTCCAAGACCCAATATCCCTCTGGCCCATTTCATCAAACACCTTGAAAGCAGTTTGATAAAACCCACATTTCAAATAAAATGACATGAGCGCGTTTGAAACAAAAACTGAATTCAAATACCCAGTTTTAATAACCGCAGCATGTAACTGGAGACCCAATTGAAGGTCGAAGATTCGAGTGCAAGCGGTTAAAACCGCAACATAAGTGTAGCCATTTGGGTGAAGAGATGAAGTAGTTATCATGTGAAGGAAGAGGAATATGGCTTGGTGCTGGCGATTGGATTTGGAGAAAACGGAGATGAGAGAAGAGTAAGAGACAACGTTGGGGTGTGGTTGTGGGGTGGGAATTGGAAGTGGAAGAGTGGAATGGGGATGGGTTTGGGTGAGGGAGTGGAGGGGAAAATGGGTTTTGGAGTTTTTGAAGGGAAAGTGGAAAAGGGGATAATGGTGTTTTGGTTTGAAATGGGAATGGTGGTGAGGAATGGAGGAGAAGGAATTGGGATGGAATTGGAGGAGTGTCTCCATTTTCTATGTATCCTTTGTCTCCATTGCGTTTCTGTTTCATTTTAATTGCCGCTAGAGGTAGACATTATTGTCCCGTTGAAGGGTGTAAAGTAAGAGGGTAAAACTAACTTTTGGATATTTGGATTCTATCTGTGTTTTATGTCTCTATGGCTGAGAAAAAAGAGTGCCCGGAGATGGAGTGaaaaaataataacaacataatttaatttattattttgatttattCCCTTGTTTAAAAAAGATTACGCTTTAATTCTTTAAAGTCTTTTGTTAGCTTAAGAAAAATGTTAAATGGTTCCGACGTGGCAGTTGTAAAATATGACATGGTTTATTGTTTGAGTTTTCTAATTATTAAATAagttattttaatttaaattataaaaatcattttcaattttAGAAATATCATTTATGAACTCTTCAGCTATCAACAAAAGCACACTTATCTCTCTGGAACTCTTCAGTTTCGAACATTAGCTCACTCTTCTACTTTCTCATTCTCTCAAATATTTAGCGGTAAAGAAGAAGACTTGGAGCAAGGAATAAGACGATACTTTGAGCGACGAAGAAATAAAGAAGACCATTGTTCATTTCCAGTTTTCTTCTACGGTACGGTCGTCTGTTTACTATATTAAAAAAGCAAACTTTTTCGTTTTCTCCTTCTTCAGAGACTGATTTTGTCATTATTTTGTCCGATTAGGCATGGCTGATAGGTTTCAGTGTGTTGTCCATCACGGGGGTGTGTTTGTTGAGTTTAACATATTAGGCTACAAGTGGCTAGAGGAGGTTTATGAAGTACACTCTGATTTCTTGAGTTATTTTGAGGTTTTTGGTGATTTAAAGGATTTAGGGTACCCAAAAGTGGCGAGTTTGTGGTATGATACAATGGATATTAATGAGCTAGTTTTGTTGAAAGATGATGCAGGAACAAATAGAATGAAAattatgttggtgtaagccctagaggccaatacactttggtacttgtatcgaataataaaaggcattctctttattatggttgattaataaagtccctggaatagatagtccgtttaatgtattaagtgtgacttaatcatgagaacacattaaacataaggacactattcctaaagtatccgtagtcgagctttagtgtgaagtgggataacattaaagcattaagactattatgtttgtagactgatgatcacatctcatggatcatggataaagagttatcaagtcttaaacgtaggtatgaatattaggagtaatatttataccggattgacccgctatgagaatactatatagaaagttatgcaaggtgtcataagttattctcatggtgataataatgtattccactcttcgacctgaaaccactatggatcttagatgtagagtcgagtgctttattgctgatccaacgttgtccgtaactggataaccataaagacagttgatgggtactccacaaagcatgctgagggacatgagtgacctagatggaatttgcccatcctgcataacaggataaatgtctatgggcccaatattgaactggacaaggatgacacggtctatgccttgtgttcaatatagacataagggcaaaagggtaattatacacataattattatcacataaggaattgtcagatcacttgacattttcgtgtcttgggtagcagtgatgtgttgctagataccgctcactgtttattatgttaaatgcgtgatttaatataattgccaacgtcacgaaaacctacagggtcatacacaaaggacggattgatgagagatagagtaactaaggaataccgtaaggtacggtgcccttaagtgagttatagaacatcgtaaggtacggtgtacttgagtagaatacgaaatatggtaaggtaccatgagcttaagtgattttgggcatattataagatatgggccaaaatacacttaagtgggcttttagcttgaagcccacacaagtggttctataaatagaacccttgtgcagaagcaaagttttgcggttgcatt encodes:
- the LOC127125721 gene encoding pentatricopeptide repeat-containing protein At5g03800, with the translated sequence METLLQFHPNSFSSIPHHHSHFKPKHHYPLFHFPFKNSKTHFPLHSLTQTHPHSTLPLPIPTPQPHPNVVSYSSLISVFSKSNRQHQAIFLFLHMITTSSLHPNGYTYVAVLTACTRIFDLQLGLQLHAAVIKTGYLNSVFVSNALMSFYLKCGFYQTAFKVFDEMGQRDIGSWNIVISCAVKGFMYDNAFQLFLDMLVTDSFKVDYFTLSTVLAACARTTGLVMEGKQVHAIAVKVGLETELNVGNALIGFYTNCGTLDGVVCLFERMGVRDVITWIEMVRAYMEFGFVDLALEFFEEMPEKNCMTYDALLSGFCRNGEGLKGIELFVRMVDEGMELTDFSLTSGINACSLLADYGVSKQMHGFAIKFGFGSNVCVEGALLDMYTRCGRMVDAEKMFSMWEELEKVSSVVWTSMMCGYARNGQPNEAISFFHLGHSKGELIMDEVALSSMLGLCGTVGYHDMGKQIHCQVIKFGFLSKVRVGNAIVSMYFKCGNVDDAIKMFSGMSSTDIVSWNILISGYVMHRQGDRALEIWWKMQEEGITPDEVTFILIISAYRQTNLNLVDDCRSLFDSMRTIYHIEPTSQHYSSFISVLGHWGLLEEALQTINKMPFKPSTFVWRALLDGCKLHKNTMIEKWAFKNILALEPKDPSTYILVSNLYSSSGRWDCSEMTRENMREKGFHKYPAQSWIICQKKMHSFYARDRSHPQNKDIYSGLEILIFECLKLGYEPDTRFVLHEVEEHQKKKFLFSHSSKLAATYGILMTKPGEPIRIVKNILLCGDCHTFLKYVSIVTKRDIFLRDSSGFHCFSNGQCSCKDQC